The following are encoded together in the Gadus chalcogrammus isolate NIFS_2021 chromosome 2, NIFS_Gcha_1.0, whole genome shotgun sequence genome:
- the nmt1a gene encoding glycylpeptide N-tetradecanoyltransferase 1, which yields MADENETAPMPEKEDLEDHGHCSDCENEDHHFDDGDKGLGDDTGAKKKKRKQRKKKSAATEEAQDPIAKVNSLPADKLQEIQKAIELFSVGQGPAKTMEEASRRSYQFWDTQPVPKLGEVVTSHGSIEPDKDNIREEPYTLPQGFCWDALDLGDPAVLKELYTLLNENYVEDDDNMFRFDYSPDFLLWSLRPPGWLPQWHCGVRVISNQKLVGFISAIPANIRIYDVVKEMVEINYLCVHKKLRSKRVAPVLIREITRRVNQQGFFQAAYTAGVVLPKPVGTCRYWHRSLNPRKLIEIKFSHLSRNMTMQRTMKLYRLPEAPKTPGLRPMTRKDVAAVHRLLGEYLAQFHLAPVLNEEEVAHFLVPQENIIHTYVVETEGKVTDFVSFYTLPSTIMNHPVHHSLKAAYSYYNVHTTTSLLDLMSDALILAKTKGFDVFNALDLMENKTFLEKLKFGIGDGNLQYYLYNWKCPSMGSEKVGLVLQ from the exons ATGGCGGATGAGAATGAGACAGCACCAATGCCGGAGAAAGAAGATTTAGAAGACCACGGGCATTGCAGCGATTGTGAAAACGAAGACCACCATTTTGACGATGG GGACAAGGGTCTGGGTGATGACACCGGggccaagaagaagaaaaggaagcagaggaagaagaagtctGCTGCAACAGAGGAAGCACAGGACCCCATCGCCAAA GTAAATTCTCTGCCCGCCGACAAACTCCAGGAGATCCAGAAGGCCATCGAGTTGTTCTCAGTAGGCCAGGGCCCTGCCAAGACCATGGAGGAGGCCAGCAGGAGGAGCTACCAGTTCTGGGACACACAGCCAGTGCCCAAGCTAG GCGAGGTGGTGACATCGCACGGCTCCATTGAACCGGACAAGGACAACATCCGCGAGGAGCCCTACACACTGCCCCAGGGCTTCTGCTGGGATGCTCTGGATCTGGGCGACCCTGCAGTG CTGAAGGAGCTCTACACGCTTCTCAACGAGAACTACGTGGAGGACGATGACAACATGTTCCGCTTTGACTACTCGCCCGACTTCCTGCTTTG GTCGCTGCGCCCCCCCGGTTGGCTGCCTCAGTGGCACTGCGGTGTGAGAGTCATCTCCAATCAGAAGCTGGTGGGCTTCATCAGTGCCATCCCGGCCAACATCCGCATCTACGACGT GGTGAAGGAAATGGTGGAAATAAATTATCTGTGCGTTCACAAGAAGCTCCGCTCTAAAAGAGTGGCTCCGGTCCTGATCCGAGAGATCACCAGACGGGTCAACCAGCAGGGCTTCTTCCAGGCCGCCTACACGGCCGGAGTGGTGCTGCCCAAACCGGTGGGCACCTGCAG GTACTGGCATCGCTCGCTGAACCCCCGCAAGCTGATCGAGATCAAGTTCTCCCACCTGAGCCGCAACATGACCATGCAGCGCACCATGAAGCTGTACCGACTGCCTGAG GCCCCCAAGACCCCGGGGCTGCGGCCGATGACCAGGAAGGACGTGGCGGCGGTTCACCGCCTCCTGGGGGAGTACCTGGCCCAGTTCCACCTGGCCCCCGTGCtgaacgaggaggaggtggcccacTTCCTGGTGCCCCAGGAGAACATCATCCACACCTACGTGGTGGAG ACGGAAGGCAAGGTGACAGACTTTGTGAGTTTCTACACACTGCCCTCCACCATAATGAACCACCCGGTGCACCACAGCCTGAAGGCGGCCTACTCCTACTACAACGTGCACACTACCACCTCTCTGCTGGACCTCATGTCCGACGCACTCATCCTGGCCAAAACG AAAGGGTTTGATGTCTTTAACGCACTGGATCTGATGGAGAACAAGACTTTCCTGGAGAAGCTCAAGTTCGGGATCGGTGATGGAAACCTCCAGTATTACCTGTACAACTGGAAGTGTCCCAGTATGGGCTCGGAAAAG GTTGGCTTGGTGCTCCAGTga
- the plcd3a gene encoding 1-phosphatidylinositol 4,5-bisphosphate phosphodiesterase delta-3-A isoform X2 encodes MLGGSSMVKVRSSRWQKSRTLRLLEDGVTVWCETAKSSRRAKAQQTFAVTEVECVREGCQSEALQSLGGSVPDTNCFTVVFRGPRKSLDLLCPCEGEAQSWVRGIRTLKERVGNMSQKEKLDHWISGYLRRADENRDGKMSYDEVKRLLQMINIDLNEQYARSLFKKCDRSRDDRLHHKEIEEFCRELLRRPELDAVFRHYSSNGCVLSTAELRDFLGDQGEDASLHHAQTLILSFELNEWAQKNQFMTQNGFTMYMLSLENDVFNPDHARVTQDMSRPLTDYFISSSHNTYLSKDQVTGTSSTEPYIRALHQGCRCVELDCWDGDRGEPVIYHGHTLTSKVPFKEVIKTIGQYAFKASPYPLILSLENHCSVEQQAVMARDLRSILGNKLLSRPLRESPLEELPTPEELRGRILVKGKRETPHLGQLGKESSFSSSSEDETLASGKRDPTKALSSKLSPELSELVVYCRSVSFRGLQNLSEKAANEMSSFSESEALKLIKDTGKLFVKHNSRQLSRIYPAGQRLQSSNYDPQDMWNSGCQMVALNFQTPGEQMDLNQGRFLPNGRCGYILKPGFLRTPALNFDPENTGGGPGHVPTQLTIRILSAQQLPKPIQTKTSAIVDPQVWVEIHGVSIDNSRDKTHRIDNNGFNPRWDCTLSFQLQVPELALVRFVVEDHEHTAKNEFVGQFTLPFTSLRTGYRHIHLLTADGSSLSPASLFIHVKVSRKGVHIKTVSARSAKGKV; translated from the exons tcGCGGTGACGGAGGTGGAGTGTGTGCGGGAGGGCTGTCAGTCGGAGGCGCTGCAGAGCCTGGGGGGCTCGGTGCCGGACACCAACTGCTTCACCGTGGTGTTCCGCGGGCCCCGGAAGAGCCTGGACCTGCTGTGTCCCTGTGAGGGCGAGGCCCAGAGCTGGGTGCGGGGCATCCGCACCCTGAAGGAACGGGTGGGCAACATGTCCCAGAAGGAGAAGCTAGACCA CTGGATCAGCGGGTACCTTCGGCGGGCTGACGAGAACCGCGACGGCAAGATGAGCTACGACGAGGTGAAGAGACTGCTGCAGATGATCAACATCGACCTGAACGAGCAGTACGCCCGCTCCCTGTTCAAG aagTGCGACCGGTCGCGCGACGACCGCCTGCACCACAAGGAGATCGAGGAGTTCTGCCGGGAGCTGCTGCGGCGGCCCGAACTGGACGCCGTGTTCCGCCACTACTCCTCCAACGGCTGCGTGCTGTCCACCGCCGAGCTCCGGGACTTCCTGGGGGACCAGGGCGAGGACGCCTCCCTGCACCACGCGCAGACGCTCATCCTCAGCTTCGAGCTCAACGAGTGGG CCCAGAAGAACCAGTTCATGACCCAGAACGGGTTCACCATGTACATGCTGTCGCTGGAGAACGACGTGTTCAACCCCGACCACGCCCGGGTCACCCAGGACATGAGCCGCCCGCTGACGGACtacttcatctcctcctcgcaCAACACCTACCTGTCCAAGGACCAGGTGACGGGCACCAGCAGCACCGAGCCCTACATCAG gGCTCTCCACCAGGGCTGCCGTTGCGTGGAGCTGGACTGTTGGGACGGGGACCGGGGGGAGCCGGTCATCTACCACGGACACACCCTCACCTCCAAGGTGCCGTTCAAAGAGGTCATCAAGACCATCGGCCAGTACGCCTTCAAG gCGTCCCCGTACCCCCTGATCCTGTCCCTGGAGAACCACTGCTCCGTGGAGCAGCAGGCGGTCATGGCCCGCGACCTGCGCTCCATTCTGGGCAACAAGCTGCTCAGCAGGCCCCTCAGAGAGTCGCCGCTGGAAGAGCTGCCGACGCCCGAG GAGCTGCGGGGGCGCATCCTGGtgaaggggaagagggagacccCCCACCTGGGCCAGCTGGGCAAGGAGAGCAGCTTCTCGTCCAGCTCAGAGGACGAGACGCTGGCCAGCGGCAAGAGGGACCCCACAAAG GCGCTCTCGTCCAAGCTGAGCCCGGAGCTGTCTGAACTGGTGGTGTACTGCCGCAGCGTTTCGTTCCGTGGGCTCCAGAACCTGTCCGAGAAAGCAGCCAATGAGATGTCCTCCTTCTCCGAGAGCGAGGCCCTGAAGCTCATCAAGGACACTG GGAAGCTCTTCGTCAAACACAACAGCCGACAGCTCAGCCGGATCTACCCGGCCGGCCAGCGTCTCCAGTCCTCCAACTACGACCCCCAGGACATGTGGAACAGCGGCTGCCAGATGG tGGCGCTGAACTTCCAGACCCCCGGGGAGCAGATGGATCTCAACCAGGGCCGCTTCCTGCCCAACGGCCGCTGCGGCTACATCCTCAAGCCCGGCTTCCTGCGCACGCCCGCGTTGAACTTCGACCCCGAGAACACCGGCGGGGGTCCGGGGCACGTCCCCACGCAGCTGACGATACGC ATCCTGTCGGCGCAGCAGCTCCCGAAGCCCATCCAGACCAAGACCAGTGCCATCGTGGACCCCCAGGTGTGGGTGGAGATCCACGGGGTCTCCATCGACAATTCCAGAGACAAAACGCACCGCATCGACAACAACG GCTTCAACCCGCGGTGGGACTGCACCCTGAGCTTCCAGCTGCAGGTCCCGGAGCTGGCCCTGGTGCGCTTCGTAGTGGAGGACCACGAGCACACCGCCAAGAACGAATTTGTGGGCCAGTTCACCCTTCCTTTCACTAGCCTacgcacag GTTATCGTCATATCCACCTGCTGACAGCGGACGGCTCCAGTCTGTCGCCGGCGTCGCTCTTTATCCACGTGAAGGTGAGCCGCAAGGGAGTGCACATCAAGACGGTGTCGGCACGCTCGGCCAAGGGCAAGGTGTGA
- the retsat.2 gene encoding all-trans-retinol 13,14-reductase has protein sequence MWIAIALICLALVIFLLKYVFSPTGPNPFDVDTREPVRPIVFDKKEKKKVLKQGFLTSKVPANLDVIIVGSGIGGLGLGVLLAKVGKKVLVLEQHDRAGGCCHTFTEKGFEFDVGIHYIGDLLEHKPFRCMLDQMTNGQLQWVPLDNPFDQVVLGPPENRRVYPIYSGKDRFPDELKRLFPGEDQAIDEYMRLVKKAGRGIWMLAFLKICPLPVAKFLVYTGLANRLSFFFKMSSRSLTEVVNELTENRDLRAVFAYIFGTYGNIPKDTSFSMHSLLVRHYWNGAWYPKGGASEIAYHMIPIIEKAGGAVLVRAPVNRILFNKANEAFGVSVMKGQEEVHIHAPMIISNAGIFNTYQKLLPKELQAMPAIQEQLGMMKNGEGGLSIFLGLNGTKEELGLDAQNYWVFAENNYDELVEAYSKGEREESARKIPLLFLASPSAKDPTWEERSPGKSTLSLVSFAKYEWFEEWVDDKVANRGPDYKDLKQTFIDTALDVVMDVMPKITRDKIAFVDAGTPVTNNHYIGAPRGEIYGADHGIERFSAKLNATIRPQTPLKNLYLTGQDVFVCGFAGALAGALTCGSVVLGRNLHLDAIGLAKKVKLIKVKDD, from the exons ATGTGGATCGCCATAGCTTTGATTTGTCTCGCTTTAGTCATATTTCTTCTGAAATACGTCTTTAGCCCCACGGGTCCCAACCCCTTTGATGTAGACACGCGTGAACCTGTGAGACCGATCGTTTTCGacaagaaggagaaaaagaaagTTCTGAAGCAAG GTTTTCTGACTAGTAAAGTACCAGCCAATCTAGATGTCATCATCGTGGGCAGCGGGATCGGTGGACTCGGGCTGGGTGTGCTGCTCGCCAAAGTGGGGAAGAAGGTGCTGGTTCTGGAGCAGCACGACCGGGCCGGCGGGTGCTGCCACACCTTCACCGAGAAAGGCTTCGAGTTTGACGTTG GGATCCACTACATCGGCGATCTGTTGGAGCACAAGCCGTTCCGCTGCATGCTGGACCAGATGACCAACGGGCAGCTGCAGTGGGTACCCCTGGACAACCCCTTTGACCAGGTGGTGCTCGGGCCACCGGAGAACCGGCGGGTGTACCCCATCTACAGCGGGAAGGACCGCTTCCCTGATGAGCTCAAGCGTCTCTTCCCCGGCGAAGACCAGGCCATCGACGAGTACATGAGGCTGGTCAAG AAAGCAGGAAGAGGCATCTGGATGCTGGCCTTCCTTAAGATCTGCCCCCTCCCTGTGGCCAAGTTCCTGGTGTACACCGGCCTGGCCAACCGCCTGTCATTCTTCTTCAAAATGTCGTCCCGCAGCCTCACGGAGGTGGTCAACGAGCTGACGGAGAACAGGGACCTCCGGGCGGTCTTCGCCTACATCTTTGGAACCTACG GAAACATTCCAAAGGACACCAGCTTCTCCATGCACAGCCTTCTGGTCCGCCACTACTGGAACGGCGCCTGGTACCCCAAGGGCGGGGCCAGTGAGATCGCCTACCACATGATCCCCATCATAGAGAAGGCGGGCGGGGCTGTTCTGGTGCGGGCCCCCGTCAACCGTATCCTGTTCAACAAGGCCAACGAAGCCTTTG GTGTGAGCGTGATGAAGGGGCAGGAGGAAGTCCACATCCACGCCCCCATGATCATCTCCAACGCCGGCATCTTCAACACCTACCAGAAGCTGCTGCCCAAAGAGCTCCAGGCAATGCCAG CCATCCAGGAGCAGCTGGGCATGATGAAGAACGGCGAGGGGGGCCTGAGTATCTTCCTGGGTCTCAACGGAACCAAGGAGGAACTGGGCCTGGACGCGCAGAACTACTGGGTGTTTGCAGAGAACAACTATGACGAACT GGTGGAGGCATACTCCAAGGGGGAGCGGGAGGAGTCCGCGAGGAAgattcccctcctcttcctggcCTCGCCGTCGGCCAAAGACCCCACCTGGGAGGAGCGGTCCCCAg GCAAGTCCACGCTGAGTCTGGTGAGCTTCGCCAAGTACGAGTGGTTCGAGGAGTGGGTGGACGACAAGGTGGCCAACCGGGGGCCCGACTACAAGGACCTGAAGCAGACCTTCATCGACACGGCCCTGGACGTTGTGATGGACGTCATGCCCAAGATCACCAGGGACAAG ATTGCGTTCGTCGACGCCGGAACACCCGTCACGAACAACCACTACATCGGAGCGCCGAGGGGAGAGATCTACGGTGCCGACCACGGCATCGAGCGCTTCAGCGCTAAGCTGAACGCCACCATCAGACCGCAGACGCCGCTGAAGAACCTCTACCTGACAG GccaggatgtgtttgtgtgcggctTCGCCGGCGCCCTGGCCGGGGCGCTGACCTGCGGCTCGGTGGTCCTGGGTCGAAACCTGCACCTGGACGCCATCGGTCTGGCCAAGAAGGTTAAACTCATCAAAGTCAAGGACGACTAG